GGAGGGGATCTCTTTTATGGGAACCAATACGGCTGGTAAAAGAGAGACATTTCTgggccctgaagaagagctctgtgtagctcgaaagcttgtctcttccgcCAACAGAAGTCAAAAGTCCAAGAGGAGATATTGCCtcccccacctcgtctctctgatatcctgggacaaacTTGGCTGCAGCAACAGGAAAAGACAGTTAGGTCACTTTCGAGAGAGGTGTCTTTCCTTTGCACAAGGGTAGGCCCTGATCCCAGAGTCAGATCCCTGAGCATGCAACCCTGTCCCTGGGCAGAGCTCCAAGGGGATCAGCTGATGTCCCTGTGGGCACAAACAAATATTGAtcacattgcaggattggggccttgaaACCCTGCTCTCCATTTGAGTGGCAGGAGATAGGCTATTATTAATAGGACTCCGAAACGTGCCATGGCAATCGCTGGCAGACATCTCCGGGATGCTAAGAAGGTGGGATGGATCAACCGATTTAAATAATTACTTCCTGTTTCAATTAACTCTTATGAAACACTATTGAGAGGTCCCCTGTAATTAGATCAGGATTAGAACACAACAGAACAATTGTATTTCCTGGGATTATTACAGTAGCCTTCAAGGTCTGAATCGAAGATTAGGGCCACAAGGTGCTAGATATACACACTgggagagagtccctgcccccgaAGAGGTTGCGATTACGTTAAAcccattaaaagaacattaagctAGCAAAAAATCAAACCCTCCAAAGGTAAGAAGTGCCCAGTTAAGGCTTCCTGTGAATCTTGCTGCAAGGGGGCTGAATTCTGGGGCAGTCTTTGATTGCACAGTCCCATACGGGATAGGAAGCATTTTTTCTGCATGGGCAGAAGGACGGATTTTTCCCTACCCTCTTTCTCCAAAACAGCGGAAAGTTTTTAGCGGAAACTTTCCCCCAAAATTCAGATACTCAGCATGGGAAACATCAGCCGAACGGTGGAAGTTGGGCAACGTTTAAAAGCAACCCCAACCAGCATGTTAGAAGGGAAAGCGCGCCCCGTGCAGCTCTAGGCTTTGCTCCCGGTGCCGTCCAGAGCAAGGACACAGAGGAGAGGGTGGCTGAGCTGACCTAGCTGCAGTCCTGGCATAGCAGCTGTCTTATTGCTTCCTCAGCGaagattcagcaaagcaggggCATTTATTTTGCATCTTTTTGCTAGGGCGAGGAAGATGCTCAATGTTCTTTCCACCCTTCCTCACGCCTCTGGAGCAAGGTGGCTGCGTTTGGAAACTGCACCCTGGGGGATTAATTCTCTCCTCCTCAACCCCCATGGCATCATGGGCACCTGGGGAAAGCAGGCACCAAGGGCTACCTGCAGGGTGCACTTCTGCCTACTCCAAGAATTCAAAAGCCGTGATTCAGAGCccagaaaatcatgagattttgtttaaaacaataagACATTTGGGgagctttttatttgccttctagttttcTGGGCCTTTAGGATGAAACCAGGGctcatattttgaaaaaaaatatacacacatcCCAAGCTAGAAatgtattttaacaaagagagagggagctgggagtCTCATCtcatcacaggactccaggagctggggcttggtgAAAAACACCCCGTATCGTGAGAGTAGCGATAAAGGCCCAAGCATTGGTGGGTGCATGGAGAATCCAGCACCGCAAGGCTTTACGGAAGGGTGCAAGACATCAGAGCGCCCCCTCGCAGCAGAGCACAGCATTGCAgccaccctgcctcagtttccccagcctgctccagctgcagaTTGGACTCGGCAGGTAATGAGTTCAATCTCTTCTGGAGTAACAGCATCCTTTAGACTTAGGCTGACCAGAGCCCAAAACAAACTTCTTTCCTGCCAGGCTGTTCCCATCTGCAAGGGCTCAGGctagccccaccccacctccataggaacagaacaaagcagccccaatcagcaccagctgctgggctCTCCATCTCTAGGGTCAGGTGTAACAAGGCCGGGCTAATggaacagggctggctggagaccttggttctaatcctagctctggcTTGCTAGGTGTGGCAAGGTacatccctgctctgtgcctcagtttcaccatcaaCAGATATTCTTATGGCTTGTAAGGTCCATGGGAAGCAGGGCAGTGGATGCCGATCTACATTGCAGGCCAGCTCCACCTCCTtttcccagcccagtgcagtcCCCTGAGGGGGCTTGCATAATGGGGCCAAAGGCCAGGCAGGAAAGAGACCCGGGATGGGGACGAGAGCTGCAGAGAAGACTCTTGCACCCgcaggagtgcagggggatgggaaggctTCTGAGCCTACAGGGGGGCCTTGCTGGAGGATCGAGCCCTGTTTGTTTCCATCCCCAGGGGCTGACGTCTGGGATAATCAGGGACCCCTCCTCTTCAGCACATTTAAACCCAACGGTCTCAGCAAAGACAACAACGCGGACGAGCTGGCCCAGCTGGATGGTGCCAGTGTTGGGCTCAGCATGGCGCCAGCCGGGGCCCAGAAAGAGAAGCAGCCTCCTGGCTCTCAGAGGGACCAGGGCACCTATACCAGGGTAGGAATCAGCAGCTCTCGATCCAGCACCTTGCGGCTTCGGGTCACGGCACCACAGTCCCGAGAGGTGTCGGACTGGCCATTCTCCAGTTGCTTGGGACTGTGCAGGGCTCTGCGGTGTGGGGGGAGCGTCTGGCAGGTGCAGAatgaggggagctgggggagggtgcCCTGGGTGTCTGTCTGCTAGAGCGGGTTAAGTAATGGAACAAATGTGTGCGCTGGGGGGGAAATGCATTGGGTACTATATTCAGCCCACTCTTCTGTCCAGCCACCCATCTGTAACGAGGCATTCATCCTACAGCATCcatccactcacccacccactccacagtatccatccatctgtccactCCGTACTGCCCGTCTACCCGACAGTACAGCATCCGTCCATTCATTCGTCTGTCTGTCTGCTCTACAGTATTTGTCCAACCATCCACCTTCTGTCCACCAGTCCATATGTCTATTCACTGTACAGAATCTATCTgtcaatccatccatccatccttcactagctgtccatccatccacctttACAGTATCTGTCCATcagtctatccatccatccaccctaCCCTGTCTATCCATCCAACAACCCTACAGTATCTGTCCATCATCAATCCACTCTAGAGTATCCATTCATCCATCTGTCCACTCTATAGTACTCATCCACCCGTCCATTCTTCTGTCTCCCCGCTCctgtatctatccatccatccattagTCTATTCACCCGAGAACCCTACAGTATCTTTCCATCTGTCCATCCGTCCTGGCTCCTGGAGGGGGAGTATTTTTAATCGGCCTGGGACACCTGCCTGGCCCAGTGGCCCGCTCATGGCATCTCGCCCAGGTCCTTATCAGAGAGCCCAGGGCCTTTGGTCCTAGAAGGACAGAAACCTCCGGAGGATCTTCTCCAGGTCTCTGGAAGCAGAAGCCTCTACTTGATAAGCCAGAGATTAGCTCCCCAGCGGCGTCAGCACAAAGGGAACCCTAAGGGACTGCCGGAAAGAAGGGCCTTGGCAAAGGGTGTGAGGCCCCTCCTGCCCTCGCTCGGCCCAGGCTTAGGGCTCGGTGCTCCGCCTGCCACATCCACCATAcggcagggttgggggtgggggggctcccctcAATCACTGCTTGCCCCAGCTTGGCACTAAGGGGGTGTGTGGAAGGACATGGCCCCcatctccaccaccaccccccatctAGGCCTCTGTTGCTCTCACTCCCTTAGGACCCTCTCAGCTCATGGCCGGCGGCCAGTGCCAAGCTGAGCTGGTCTCTTCTCAGGGACCctgtgcagggagcagagacGCAGGCGaggctggggcccaggctggACCCTCCCGAGGCCCCGTCGGCGCTGCAGGCCCGGACCCGGGCATGGTTCGAGCACACGCAGGCGAGCCGGatctgccagcagggggagctgccgCCCTGGTTTCACGGCTTCATCAGCAggaggtgaggggctgggggcgccTGGCAGGTACCCCGGCGCCGGCGGTGGGAGGTACGTGGCTCGGCCCCACAGCAGCATCCCCTGGACCCTGGGGCTGTTCCCACAGGCAGCGCCACGCCCTGCTGCCACAAATAGGGCTAAGGAAGGAGTTTCACCCTCCTACCTAAATGAAGGGAGTGGCagtggggaaggccagggagccaggactcctgggttctttccccagctcctctcctaACAAGCTGGATTTGCCCCCACTCGCTGCATGCCAGGACACAGGAGGCTGCGAGCCTGCAGGAGTCCCCATGCCTAGACTGCCCCTTTCCAAGcctggcgggggctgggggggctgagaTATTGTTCCCGAACTACCAGCAGCTCCTACCCCAGCCCTTCCAAGCCACATCTCTtacccaggagctgctgccccctCGCTTGGCTTCCCACCTGGATTATTTCTGACCTCGTTTGTCCTTCCCACACAGGGACacggagcagctgctgcaggagaagcCGCTGGGCTCTTTCCTGATTCGCTTCAGTGAAAGCACCGTGGGATTTGTCTTGTCGTACAGGTGAGGTCACCTGGCCGCCCCTTGCTCCTAAGCCAGCCCCGCAGGTGAGATCTCcaagctgccccagccccactccctgctctctgTGCTTCGCCAGGCCCCCATCGACGCTGGTTGCTGAGCGCCGCACTGTGTAGGGCCAGTCGGTCTCTCAGAGCTGGGGATCGTTGTTATTACGTGGCTCAGCTgcctggggggccgggggggacaaGGAGCCACACAACGCTGGTGCTGTGGGTAACGTGAACGTGGGAGAGCCTCTTCCAACCCCACTGGCCTCCCCGgttccttgaagacctggacgCCACTGAGCCAGAGCCACTGAGTGGAAGCAGCGCAATTCCCAGTCACTCCGGTGTGAATGGAATTTCACCCCCTGTGTTGATTTCTCTCCGGGCTCCAGGGGCAGAGATCGCTGCCGGCACTTCATCCTAGATCAGCTGGAAGACGAGTGCTACGTGATCCTAGGAGAGAACAGCGCCCACGTCGAGCTTCAGGGTCTGCTTCTGCACTACACCACCGCCCCCATCACCCCCTACGATGAGTTCCTGACAGCACCATGCCCCAGGGTAAGAGAGCGACTCGCCCAGAGCACCTGGCATCCCACTGCGCGCCCAGGGATAGCTGGAATGCCGCAACTGCCGTCATAAGAAAGGCATGGGGatgtgctggctggctggtgtcaccactgccctctgctggaggggaTCAGAATTGTTccactgtgtgtcataggccctgtacTGCTGATGGGGATTCCCCAGGCCAAGCAGCATGGGTCTGGGCTTGTGCAACAGGAGGGGCTGAGGTCAGCACCATGACAGCCGTGGAATGCGAGGCAGTCACAGATGTTACAGTAATTAGCACCTGAATGAATTGTCCCCCCCTCGCCCCAgacatgcagcagtgcagaactaTCCCCGGTGCACTGGGAGTATTTCCCCACCATGAGGCAATTGAAAGGCAAGTTGGTCCAGGTggcacagtgaatcagtggcataGAAGCTGGGAGTCCAGCTACCCTGTGCTCTGTTCTCCCCACTACGCCCTGCACcctaggaagagaacccaggtgtcctgacacccagccctgtgctctgttGCAGTTTGTAATTTTTATTGCCGaagcacctaggagtcccagtcatggaacCCCAGACCTAATGCCACATCTATCGCTCAGGAGCTTTTCCCTTTGCCACAGGGCGACAAAAGCCGAGAGAGTGGTGGGATCCCTGCTGGAGCTGAAGCAGGGTCTGGTGCCCCACTCGAGCCAGCAAATGTCCCCCCAGCAGCAGGCGGCCAAGCATACAGCCTGGTTCTCAGACAGCCCCAGGCCCCTGGCCAACAGAGCCATCCCTGCCCGCTGGCTGCAGAGCAAAGGAACGAGAGAAGCCCTTCCAAGGAGGTAAACGTGGACACGGACaaagaggggaggagcagggctgctTAGACGGAAGCTGACTTCATTTCATTCCTCCCTTAGGCTCCCTGTGCCATTCCCCCGCTCCCCGCCAAGGCTGGCCCCACTCCGAGGCCGAGCAGCCCTATGCAAGAGGCAGGGGCCTCTGTGGAGCCCTACGCCCACGTCAGCAAAACGCCCGTCCCCGCTGAGCAGCCCACGCCGGCCCAGCCCGCAGAGGCCAAGTACCAGCAGCTGATGCGCTTCCACACCTACGCCGAGCCCTGCGAGGGCTTCCCGCCCCCTGAACGCCGCATCTACTATGAACCCGACGAGCCCATCCCCTTCTACGCCATGGGACGAGGCTCGCTGCCCAGCCCCAACCCCGAGAACATCTACGCGGAGGTAGAGCTGGCGTGCCGGTCCCGGCCCCAGGCTCTACCCAGAGTGCTGCAGAACACGGCGTCCACCTTGCCTCGGGGCTCATCCAGACCTCCCGCCGAGCCGTCCCCAGGACACCGCAGGCTCCTCCGGAGCACGtcggggcaggggtcccggaggAGGCGGTTGCCTGCCGCTCTCGCGGTTGAGGGGGCCCAGGGGAGGCCATCTGGGCCATCCTCGGAGGTGGGTGCCACGTGGAACGACAAGTGGGGAGCGGCACTTTAAATGGCCACAAGGGGGCAGGATAAGTTGAGTCTGATGGGCCCTGAAACACACTCGGGGCGCTGGTTCACATCCCACTGGTTATTCACACTTGCTGGCTGTTTGGGGGCCTGTGTGCAATGAGTTTGGTGGGGCTCAGTCCCAATCCTAGTGGGTGGAGGTCTCTCCCACAGAACCCGCCAATGCTATTTCCCGCCTCTGCTGGTAAAGAGACCGCGGACTTAATGGGCCAAGGAGACTGATTTCCCCTAAACCTTCCACTATTCGGGAGTATTATGGTAATGCCTAGAGGCTGCacctgagatcagagccccgttgtgctgggtgaTGCAGATACATAGCAAAAGCCTGTCTCTGTCTTACAATCTATGCAGCgaagacagagggtgggagggggaactgaggcacagagcagggacatgaccAAGCTCACCCAGCGGAGCAGTGGCAGACCTAGGAACAGAACACAGCTTCCCTGAGTCACGTCAGTGCCCTACCCACAGACCCACGCTGCCGCTGAAGTTAGGGCTGAGGCATATCGGTGGGGGATGATGCATGGAGTAGGGGGCTGTGATTTATGCTGTTCCTGCTCTGTGGGTGCACCAGGAATCCCTGTCCTCCGTGCTGCCCGTCCCACGCCTCTCCCCAGCACCACACGGCGTGAATAGGAATGGCGCAGAGCAATTCTGCGTTCCTttcactttccccctctctcctccttcctctcagaACCCGCTGGAGTTTGACGACCCGGTTTACGGCAGGAAGGCAGCCACCCTGACCAGACCGGCGGCCACCAGGGGACaggaaggtctagaaaacatttaTGAGCTGATTTCTGGAGACCATCCTAGCCCGCACGCATCGGGGAGCAGTAACTCCTAGGTAGGTATTAGGGAAAATCCAGAAGAAATTCGGTAGGCAGAAGGCGAAAGTCAGCCCTTATGCATCATGTCAGCCCACAGCTAGTGTTCACACCTACTGGGACAAATGACACCGCAAGGCGCAGGGGGACTCGGGCCCATGGATCAGATCCAGTCTCCATTGCAATGAGCCTGGATTTCATCAGGGGTAGGATCAGGCCGTCAGTGTCTGAAATTTCCCACTGcgcagagagaggcagagcacGAGGCCCATGCACCACTGCAGTGCGGAACGTACCCCTGGGCAAGTGAGTGTCACTTTCGGGTTCTCACGCTCcagcctgcagccctgctccGGCTCACAAACTCTCAAGGGATTGAAGTGGGGGAGGACAAGACAGGATTTAATTAGTTGCGAAGAAGGGGGAAAGGCATTTCTTGTAGTAGCCTTTTGAGGGGAAAatttgctttttaattaaaaaacaaacaaaccccatttgTAGGCTAAACTGACAGGAGCCTCCCTTCAAAGGCGGGTTAAAATTTTAACACCAACTTGAACACAAAAGGTAGGCAGTTTGGTCTAGGGGCTAGTGCATAGGACAGAATCAAGGAACATCAGCTCTATGCGCaactctgccactagcctgctgttGTACAAGTCACTTTGCcactctgcgcctcagtttccccatcagtcaaatggagataatgatattgaccCTCGTTGAGATGGATGGCGGATAAGAGCTGGAGGGTGATCTATTACCAGTTGCCCCGTTACTAGGCTTGGGGCTGGGATGGATTTTCACCCATCTTTGCACTCCCCATAAGCAGGTGCTGGGCCCTCTATGGTTCTCTGGCCATGCCCTCAATTCACCTCCTACCCCAACAGATGGGAGCAGGTTCCTTTCACCAGCTCCACACTACCCAGAGAGCTAAGGGATCTTCAGCCAGCCATTTCCATCCGCTCTGCGGCCCCTTTGCACTCCAGGCCAGCATCTGTAGGTCAGAGTTACTGAGAACCAGGCCCATAGAGCTGCATCTTTATAGTCATCGCAGTATCTAAATTCTATAATTCTTAAAAGACACTGGCCCGGCCTGTTTGCTAGTTAGTTTATCTGTAAGCCAGCAGCACAAAATTAACACTGGTGCAGTGAAAACAGCCAGCCACAGCCACCCTCGACAGagtgaagaaagagaaaagacagAGAACTATGAGATGGAGGGGACACGTGCGGGGGTCTTAACCTCTTAGGAAGTTGCTAGATTTTCTCAAAGGGATTTAAGTTTTCTGCCATCTAAATAGCAAGAAGTCAAACGCTCCATAACTTGTGTCATTACACCCGCCAACAAAAGCTGCCTGCGGTCCTTCATATCCCCCAAGCGAGCCCTGATGCCCAGCCCCTGCAGTGCCTActctccccacccttccctgAGCTGGGAAGAGAAAAATGGCAAACACCCGACCCTTTGGGAGGCTTGACACAAGCATTTTCAC
The sequence above is a segment of the Chelonia mydas isolate rCheMyd1 chromosome 24, rCheMyd1.pri.v2, whole genome shotgun sequence genome. Coding sequences within it:
- the SH2D2A gene encoding SH2 domain-containing protein 2A isoform X1; translation: MQRAREEDLQVPLPPADIAARASERSSPQGLLQGMDSQVKEGLRTGADVWDNQGPLLFSTFKPNGLSKDNNADELAQLDGASVGLSMAPAGAQKEKQPPGSQRDQGTYTRDPLSSWPAASAKLSWSLLRDPVQGAETQARLGPRLDPPEAPSALQARTRAWFEHTQASRICQQGELPPWFHGFISRRDTEQLLQEKPLGSFLIRFSESTVGFVLSYRGRDRCRHFILDQLEDECYVILGENSAHVELQGLLLHYTTAPITPYDEFLTAPCPRGDKSRESGGIPAGAEAGSGAPLEPANVPPAAGGQAYSLVLRQPQAPGQQSHPCPLAAEQRNERSPSKEAPCAIPPLPAKAGPTPRPSSPMQEAGASVEPYAHVSKTPVPAEQPTPAQPAEAKYQQLMRFHTYAEPCEGFPPPERRIYYEPDEPIPFYAMGRGSLPSPNPENIYAEVELACRSRPQALPRVLQNTASTLPRGSSRPPAEPSPGHRRLLRSTSGQGSRRRRLPAALAVEGAQGRPSGPSSENPLEFDDPVYGRKAATLTRPAATRGQEGLENIYELISGDHPSPHASGSSNS
- the SH2D2A gene encoding SH2 domain-containing protein 2A isoform X3, with amino-acid sequence MAIAGRHLRDAKKGLTSGIIRDPSSSAHLNPTVSAKTTTRTSWPSWMVPVLGSAWRQPGPRKRSSLLALRGTRAPIPGDPVQGAETQARLGPRLDPPEAPSALQARTRAWFEHTQASRICQQGELPPWFHGFISRRDTEQLLQEKPLGSFLIRFSESTVGFVLSYRGRDRCRHFILDQLEDECYVILGENSAHVELQGLLLHYTTAPITPYDEFLTAPCPRGDKSRESGGIPAGAEAGSGAPLEPANVPPAAGGQAYSLVLRQPQAPGQQSHPCPLAAEQRNERSPSKEAPCAIPPLPAKAGPTPRPSSPMQEAGASVEPYAHVSKTPVPAEQPTPAQPAEAKYQQLMRFHTYAEPCEGFPPPERRIYYEPDEPIPFYAMGRGSLPSPNPENIYAEVELACRSRPQALPRVLQNTASTLPRGSSRPPAEPSPGHRRLLRSTSGQGSRRRRLPAALAVEGAQGRPSGPSSENPLEFDDPVYGRKAATLTRPAATRGQEGLENIYELISGDHPSPHASGSSNS
- the SH2D2A gene encoding SH2 domain-containing protein 2A isoform X4 → MVPVLGSAWRQPGPRKRSSLLALRGTRAPIPGDPVQGAETQARLGPRLDPPEAPSALQARTRAWFEHTQASRICQQGELPPWFHGFISRRDTEQLLQEKPLGSFLIRFSESTVGFVLSYRGRDRCRHFILDQLEDECYVILGENSAHVELQGLLLHYTTAPITPYDEFLTAPCPRGDKSRESGGIPAGAEAGSGAPLEPANVPPAAGGQAYSLVLRQPQAPGQQSHPCPLAAEQRNERSPSKEAPCAIPPLPAKAGPTPRPSSPMQEAGASVEPYAHVSKTPVPAEQPTPAQPAEAKYQQLMRFHTYAEPCEGFPPPERRIYYEPDEPIPFYAMGRGSLPSPNPENIYAEVELACRSRPQALPRVLQNTASTLPRGSSRPPAEPSPGHRRLLRSTSGQGSRRRRLPAALAVEGAQGRPSGPSSENPLEFDDPVYGRKAATLTRPAATRGQEGLENIYELISGDHPSPHASGSSNS
- the SH2D2A gene encoding SH2 domain-containing protein 2A isoform X2, with the translated sequence MENPAPQGFTEGCKTSERPLAAEHSIAATLPQFPQPAPAADWTRQGLTSGIIRDPSSSAHLNPTVSAKTTTRTSWPSWMVPVLGSAWRQPGPRKRSSLLALRGTRAPIPGDPVQGAETQARLGPRLDPPEAPSALQARTRAWFEHTQASRICQQGELPPWFHGFISRRDTEQLLQEKPLGSFLIRFSESTVGFVLSYRGRDRCRHFILDQLEDECYVILGENSAHVELQGLLLHYTTAPITPYDEFLTAPCPRGDKSRESGGIPAGAEAGSGAPLEPANVPPAAGGQAYSLVLRQPQAPGQQSHPCPLAAEQRNERSPSKEAPCAIPPLPAKAGPTPRPSSPMQEAGASVEPYAHVSKTPVPAEQPTPAQPAEAKYQQLMRFHTYAEPCEGFPPPERRIYYEPDEPIPFYAMGRGSLPSPNPENIYAEVELACRSRPQALPRVLQNTASTLPRGSSRPPAEPSPGHRRLLRSTSGQGSRRRRLPAALAVEGAQGRPSGPSSENPLEFDDPVYGRKAATLTRPAATRGQEGLENIYELISGDHPSPHASGSSNS